From the genome of Bosea sp. Tri-49, one region includes:
- the lepB gene encoding signal peptidase I → MANDAEIKSKTKDEGGILETIKVVVQALLIALVIRTLLFQPFNIPSGSLIPTLLIGDYLFVSKYTYGYSKHSMPFSPPLFQGRVWAAEPKRGDIAVFKLPSDNSTDYIKRVIGLPGDRIQMIDGILHINNQPVKRERIADFVTTDAWGRATTAIQYRETLPNGVSHQIIEREGDTGTFDNTPVFRVPDGHFFMMGDNRDNSLDSRDRSVGYVPFENFVGRAEIIFFSIDEGASAWRIWEWPWTVRWNRMFSTIK, encoded by the coding sequence GTGGCCAACGACGCCGAGATCAAGAGCAAGACCAAGGACGAAGGCGGCATTCTCGAGACGATCAAGGTCGTCGTCCAGGCCCTGCTGATCGCCCTGGTGATCCGGACCCTGCTGTTCCAGCCCTTCAACATCCCCTCGGGCTCGCTGATCCCGACGCTGCTAATCGGCGACTATCTGTTCGTGTCGAAATACACCTACGGCTATTCGAAGCACTCGATGCCGTTCAGCCCGCCGCTGTTCCAGGGCCGGGTCTGGGCAGCCGAGCCGAAGCGCGGCGACATCGCCGTGTTCAAGCTCCCGAGCGACAATTCGACCGACTACATCAAGCGCGTCATCGGACTGCCGGGCGACCGCATCCAGATGATCGACGGCATCCTGCACATCAACAACCAGCCGGTGAAGCGCGAGCGCATCGCCGATTTCGTCACCACCGACGCCTGGGGTCGCGCCACGACCGCGATCCAGTATCGCGAGACGCTGCCGAACGGCGTCAGCCACCAGATCATCGAACGCGAAGGCGACACCGGCACCTTCGACAATACCCCGGTCTTCCGCGTCCCCGACGGCCATTTCTTCATGATGGGCGACAATCGCGACAACTCGCTCGATTCGCGCGACCGCAGCGTCGGCTACGTACCGTTCGAGAACTTCGTCGGCCGCGCCGAGATCATCTTCTTCTCGATCGACGAGGGCGCGTCGGCCTGGCGCATCTGGGAATGGCCCTGGACGGTGCGCTGGAACCGCATGTTCTCGACGATCAAGTGA
- a CDS encoding mechanosensitive ion channel family protein: MTQPIRIDDAVLIEGEWGNVEEITSTYVVIRLWDWRRLILPLSYFIEKPFQNWTRDDAALIGTVMIYLDYTTPIEAVRRKVEEIAAASRLWDRRVVNVQVTDFKQSTMEVRILVSAGTSPRVFDLRCEMREQIVAFLQREYPHALPRIRAEQLQPAHGVTAAVTAVQ, translated from the coding sequence GTGACGCAGCCGATCCGGATCGACGACGCCGTGCTGATCGAAGGCGAATGGGGCAATGTCGAGGAGATCACCTCGACCTATGTGGTGATCCGCCTCTGGGACTGGCGCCGCCTGATTCTGCCGCTGTCCTACTTCATCGAAAAGCCGTTCCAGAACTGGACCCGCGACGACGCTGCGCTGATCGGCACGGTGATGATCTATCTCGATTACACAACGCCGATCGAGGCGGTGCGCCGCAAGGTCGAGGAGATCGCCGCAGCCTCGCGGCTCTGGGACAGGCGCGTCGTCAACGTCCAGGTCACCGATTTCAAGCAGTCGACCATGGAGGTGCGCATTCTCGTCAGCGCCGGCACCTCGCCGCGCGTCTTCGACCTGCGCTGCGAGATGCGCGAGCAGATCGTCGCCTTCCTGCAGCGCGAATATCCGCATGCCCTGCCTCGGATCAGAGCGGAGCAGTTGCAGCCGGCGCACGGCGTGACTGCAGCCGTGACGGCGGTGCAATGA
- a CDS encoding pyridoxine 5'-phosphate synthase → MTKNRLRLGVNIDHVATVRNARGGTLPDPVRAALLAVAAGADGITAHLREDRRHIRDADMQRLASELSKPLNFEMAATAEMIGLAERFKPHAACLVPEKREERTTEGGLDVVGQAGALAAPIAQLKSAGCRVSLFIEADEAPIAMAAKLGAPVVELHTGTWCHAVADGHADKAQAEFERLANGAAFAASLGLEVHAGHGLDYDTARKLAGVPDFVEFNIGHFLVGEAIFVGFETAIAVMRRAMDEGRAAG, encoded by the coding sequence ATGACCAAGAACCGCTTGCGCCTGGGCGTGAACATCGACCATGTCGCGACCGTGCGGAATGCACGCGGCGGCACCCTGCCCGACCCGGTGCGCGCCGCGCTTCTGGCGGTGGCAGCCGGCGCCGACGGAATCACGGCCCATCTCCGCGAGGACCGGCGCCATATCCGCGACGCCGACATGCAAAGGCTCGCGAGCGAACTCTCCAAGCCGCTGAATTTCGAGATGGCGGCGACGGCTGAAATGATCGGCCTCGCCGAGAGGTTCAAGCCGCACGCGGCCTGTCTCGTGCCGGAGAAGCGTGAGGAACGCACCACCGAAGGCGGGCTCGACGTGGTCGGCCAGGCGGGCGCATTGGCTGCACCGATCGCGCAGCTCAAAAGCGCCGGCTGCCGCGTCTCGCTGTTCATCGAAGCCGACGAGGCGCCCATCGCGATGGCTGCGAAGCTCGGCGCCCCGGTCGTCGAGCTCCATACCGGCACCTGGTGTCATGCCGTCGCCGATGGTCATGCCGACAAGGCGCAGGCCGAGTTCGAGCGCCTCGCCAATGGCGCGGCATTCGCCGCCTCGCTCGGGCTGGAAGTCCATGCCGGTCACGGGCTCGACTACGACACGGCCCGCAAGCTCGCCGGCGTTCCCGACTTCGTCGAGTTCAACATCGGCCATTTCCTGGTCGGCGAAGCGATCTTCGTCGGTTTCGAAACCGCGATCGCCGTGATGCGGCGGGCAATGGACGAAGGGCGCGCCGCCGGCTAG
- the rnc gene encoding ribonuclease III: MSKTTDSGRKLPELSRLEDRLGHRFRDRGLLETALTHMSADTRRIASYQRLEFLGDRVLGLSVADMLFTTYPQAEEGDMSRRLADLVRKETCAEVAAAWDVGPHLRLGEGEILSGARKNKAILADACEAIIGAVFIDGGYDAARKLVEAGFGERLLKPVTPLRDAKTALQEWAQGQGHPTPTYAERGRSGPDHAPIFRIIVRIGALAEAEAEGRSKRLAEQAAAEAFLRRQGLWNETMEGEHG, translated from the coding sequence GTGAGCAAGACGACCGACAGCGGCCGCAAGCTGCCCGAGCTCTCGCGGCTCGAGGACAGGCTCGGCCACCGCTTCCGCGACCGGGGCCTGCTGGAGACGGCGCTCACCCATATGAGCGCCGACACGCGCCGGATCGCGAGCTATCAGCGGCTCGAATTCCTTGGCGACCGGGTGCTCGGCCTCTCCGTTGCCGACATGCTGTTCACAACTTATCCGCAGGCCGAGGAAGGCGACATGTCGCGCCGCCTCGCCGATCTCGTGCGCAAGGAGACCTGCGCCGAGGTTGCGGCCGCCTGGGATGTAGGCCCGCACTTGCGGCTCGGCGAGGGTGAGATCCTCTCCGGCGCGCGCAAGAACAAGGCGATCCTGGCCGATGCCTGCGAAGCGATCATCGGTGCGGTCTTCATCGATGGCGGCTATGATGCCGCGCGCAAGCTGGTCGAGGCTGGTTTCGGCGAGCGGCTGCTGAAGCCCGTGACGCCCTTGCGCGACGCCAAGACCGCGCTGCAGGAATGGGCGCAGGGCCAGGGGCATCCGACCCCGACCTATGCCGAGCGCGGCCGCTCCGGCCCGGACCACGCGCCGATCTTCCGCATCATCGTGCGGATCGGCGCATTGGCCGAGGCGGAAGCCGAGGGTCGCTCGAAGCGGCTGGCCGAGCAGGCCGCTGCCGAAGCCTTCCTGCGTCGGCAGGGCCTGTGGAACGAGACGATGGAGGGCGAGCATGGCTGA
- the aqpZ gene encoding aquaporin Z yields MSTKKYVAEAIGTFWLTFAGCGSAVIAAGFPQVGIGLLGVSLAFGLTVVTMAYAIGHISGCHLNPAVTVGLAAGGRFPASQVAPYIVAQVIGAILGATVLYFIAVGAPGFDLAKGFASNGFGEHSPGKYGLASAFLTEVVMTMMFLFIIMGATHGKAPAGFAPLAIGLGLCLIHLVSIPVTNTSVNPARSTGPALFVGGWAIQQLWLFWLAPIIGGALGGIVYRWLSEEPRGEVTGVTPAPAE; encoded by the coding sequence ATGAGCACGAAGAAATACGTCGCGGAAGCCATTGGTACTTTCTGGTTGACCTTCGCCGGCTGCGGCAGCGCCGTCATCGCTGCCGGCTTTCCACAGGTCGGAATTGGCCTGCTCGGCGTCTCGCTCGCCTTCGGCCTGACCGTCGTCACCATGGCCTATGCCATCGGCCACATCTCCGGTTGCCATCTCAACCCCGCAGTTACCGTCGGCCTTGCGGCAGGCGGGCGATTCCCGGCTAGTCAGGTCGCCCCCTATATCGTCGCGCAGGTGATCGGCGCGATCCTCGGCGCCACCGTGCTCTATTTCATCGCTGTCGGCGCGCCGGGCTTCGATCTCGCCAAGGGCTTCGCCTCGAACGGCTTTGGCGAGCATTCGCCCGGCAAGTACGGGCTGGCCTCGGCCTTCCTGACCGAAGTCGTGATGACCATGATGTTCCTGTTCATCATCATGGGCGCGACCCACGGCAAGGCGCCTGCCGGCTTCGCTCCGCTCGCGATCGGCCTCGGGCTCTGCCTGATCCACCTCGTCAGCATTCCGGTGACCAACACCTCGGTCAATCCGGCGCGTTCGACCGGCCCGGCGCTCTTCGTCGGAGGCTGGGCGATCCAGCAGCTCTGGCTGTTCTGGCTGGCGCCGATCATCGGCGGCGCGCTTGGCGGCATCGTCTACCGCTGGCTGAGCGAGGAGCCGCGGGGTGAGGTCACCGGCGTCACGCCGGCTCCGGCCGAGTAA
- the acpS gene encoding holo-ACP synthase, with protein sequence MILGIGSDLCDIRRIENSLARFGERFTQRIFTQGEQAKSDRRATRAASYARRFAAKEACSKALGTGIRSGVFWRDMEVINLPSGRPTMRLTGGAAARLAEMTPPGHEAVVHVSLTDDPPLAQAFVVIEARPVRA encoded by the coding sequence ATGATCCTCGGCATCGGCTCCGATCTCTGCGACATCCGCCGCATCGAGAATTCGCTCGCCCGCTTCGGCGAGCGTTTCACCCAACGCATCTTCACGCAAGGCGAGCAGGCGAAGTCCGATCGCCGCGCCACGCGCGCCGCATCCTATGCCCGCCGCTTCGCCGCCAAGGAGGCCTGCTCGAAGGCGCTCGGCACCGGCATACGCTCAGGCGTGTTCTGGCGCGACATGGAGGTGATCAATCTGCCGAGCGGGCGGCCGACCATGCGGCTCACCGGCGGCGCTGCAGCGCGACTGGCGGAGATGACCCCGCCCGGCCATGAGGCGGTCGTGCATGTCTCGCTGACCGACGATCCGCCGCTGGCACAGGCCTTCGTGGTGATCGAGGCCAGGCCCGTTCGGGCCTGA